In Zingiber officinale cultivar Zhangliang chromosome 3B, Zo_v1.1, whole genome shotgun sequence, a single window of DNA contains:
- the LOC122055657 gene encoding ras-related protein RABA2a-like — translation MARRADEEYDYLFKVVLIGDSGVGKTNLLSRFTRNEFNLESKSTIGVEFATRTLQVEGRIIKAQIWDTAGQERYRAITSAYYRGALGAIIVYDVTKSTTFENISRWLKELRDHADSNIAIMLVGNKTDIKQQLAVASEDAHSYAEKEGLSFIETSALDATNVEQAFQMILAEIYRGISKKNISSDEPGFGGAGVKEGKTIDVSVSESNGTKKQCCST, via the exons ATGGCGAGAAGGGCGGATGAAGAATACGACTACTTGTTCAAGGTCGTCCTGATCGGCGACTCCGGCGTCGGCAAAACTAATCTACTCTCCCGTTTCACCCGCAACGAGTTCAACCTCGAGTCCAAGTCCACAATCGGCGTCGAATTCGCCACCAGGACCCTCCAG GTTGAAGGTCGGATAATAAAAGCCCAAATATGGGACACTGCAGGCCAGGAGCGGTACCGAGCAATAACCAGTGCCTACTACCGCGGAGCCCTTGGTGCTATTATAGTCTATGATGTGACCAAGTCGACAACTTTTGAGAATATCAGCCGGTGGCTCAAGGAACTTCGCGACCATGCTGACTCTAATATCGCAATCATGCTTGTTGGCAACAAGACAGACATAAAGCAGCAGCTTGCAGTGGCCTCTGAAGATGCACACAGCTACGCAGAGAAGGAAGGACTTTCTTTCATAGAGACATCAGCTTTGGATGCTACAAATGTGGAGCAAGCCTTTCAGATGATTCTTGCAGAGATATACCGCGGCATTAGCAAAAAGAACATCTCATCGGATGAGCCTGGGTTTGGGGGTGCAGGTGTTAAAGAAGGAAAGACCATCGACGTTTCAGTATCGGAGTCCAATGGCACAAAGAAGCAATGCTGTTCAACATAA